GAAAGCAGTAGTTCGTTTTTGCACCGCCGCTACGCGGCTTCCTGCAATTTCACCTATCGCCCCCTCCTGGGCCTGCCGGCCCAGGCTTTTTCCGAACCACCCGCTACGCGGGCTGGGCGAGACCGTTAACGCAGGCTGGACGAGACCGTTTCGGAGATTTATCTGCACAAATGCCGGGGGAACACCCGCCGTCTAACATCTTTTATCCCTATGGGATAGAGATTACATCCGGGAAAGAGTTGCCTTCCGGGACAGAGACTCCTTCCAGCTGAAAGCCCTCCCTTCTGCACCCATCGGTTTGGGGCCGTCACGGCCGGTGGATCACGGGGCCCCTCGCCCCAAAAGCCTGACGCTTGTCACTGGACACCGCGTCACCGCTGTCGTGACCCTTTGCGAGCTTGGCGTCCTGGTGGGAATCGATCCGGATCTGGATCTCGCAAAGGCGCGAAGCTCGCAAAGAAAAACTAATCGCCGGAGGAGCGGCCAAGGGGCACGAAAGCACGCCTTCACCGGGTTGCCGCGCCGCCGGCCGGGATCGCTGCCCGCGACACGGTTTTCCCCCGCCGCGTGTTCGTACGCGTCGTCCCGACGCGGATTTCCCCACACACGGAAGCACGTCAAAACGGTTTTACGGTTATTTCGGTCCCACCGGGCATCGGAACAATGCCGTGCCCCCGCCGCCTTCGGGGCGGGGTCGGAAAGGTTTTGGGCGCACGAATCCCCGGGGCAGCGACGCGGACGCCCGTCACGGTTCCCGAGACGCTTGTGTATCGCCGGCGTCCGCGGCTTGCCCCGGGCTGAAACGCCTTTCCCCTTCGGGGAAACGGGGCGGGGGGGCATAATTCAAATCGGGAGTAAACGTTCGCGGAGCCTAACAGGGATCGGACGTTCGAGCCGCCCGACCGGGGCTGGAGCTTCGAAGGCCCCGACCCTCCCCGAAGGGGAGGGGGCGTTCCAGCCGGGGGCAAGACGCGGGCACCGGCCGCGAAGGTGCAACGTGCCGCTCGTTGAGGGCGCCCGCGTCGCCGCCCCCGGAACGCGGCGGCGCGGGTAGGAAACGCACCCTGAAAGGGTGCGGGGAAGGCGGGTCCGTCCCGAGACGAAAAGCGGCGCCCGAAGACGCCGTCAGTGATCACGACAACATGGCCCGCCAGGATGAACGATTGCACAAACCGTCAGGGTTCACTCGACGATAGGTTTCGGACTTTCAGTCGCTCATAAGTCTACCCGTCGTCACCCTGATCCGGATTTCCCTGCCTGGAACGGTCCTTGTTCGCGGATTTCGTGGTTTTAAAAGGCTGTTAGCGGTTTAGACTGAAGGGGTTTAGGCCGGAATAAGGGCCGTCGGGAACACCATGCCTGCGTCCCGGAATCCCTTTCTTGCCTTCCGTGCCTTTCGTGGTTCATTCTTCCGCTTATCCGTGTTCATCCGTGGTTCTCTTCCGGATTATCCGGGTTGGGTCGTCAACAGATCCTCTCCGATCCGGTTCCAGCTCTGGCCGCCGTCCAGGGACCGGAACAAGCCCAGGCCGTCGCTGTCCTCCACTCCCGCGAATATCCGGTTCGGTGCGGCCGTGTCCAAGGTCAGACAGGTGATATAGGTGAACGGCCCATGCTGGTTCAAGGAGTCCACAGCTTCCCACGAGAGTCCAACGGGACGTGCAGGAGGGTGACGATGGCATCGTAGTACTTGTCCAGCCGACGGAGATACGGGAGGGGCTCGTCGTCCACCACGAGGAGGTCGAGGTCGGAGCGGCGGTCAGCCGTTCCCCGGGCGAGGGAACCGAACACGATGGCCTCCCGGGCCTTGCCGGACTCGAAGACGGGACGGAGTTGGGCGCCGATCTGCTGCAAGTCCATGAAGCTATTGTAAACCTCGGGAACGGTCCGGTCAATCCCGTGAAAGCAGTAGTTCGTTTTTGCACCGCTGCTACGCGGCTTCCTGCAATTTCACCTATCGCCCCCTCCTGGGCCTGCCGGCCCAGGCTTTTTCCGAACCACCCGCTACGCGGGCTGGGCGAGACCGTTAACGCAGGCTGGACGAGACCGTTTCGGAGATTTATCTGCACAAATGCCGGGGGAACACCCGCCGTCTAACATCTTTTATCCCTATGGGATAGAGATTACATCCGGGAAAGAGTTGCCTTCCGGGACAGAGACTCCTTCCAGCTGAAAGCCCTCCCTTCTGCACCCATCGGTTTGGGGCCGTCACGGCCGGTGGATCACGGGGCCCCTCGCCCCAAAAGCCTGACGCTTGTCACTGGACACCGCGTCACCGCTGTCGTGACCCTTTGCGAGCTTGGCGTCCTGGTGGGAATCGATCCGGATCTGGATCTCGCAAAGGCGCGAAGCTCGCAAAGAAAAACTAATCGCCGGAGGAGCGGCCAAGGGGCACGAAAGCACGCCTTCACCGGGTTGCCGCGCCGCCGGCCGGGATCGCTGCCCGCGACACGGTTTTCCCCCGCCGCGTGTTCGTACGCGTCGTCCCGACGCGGATTTCCCCACACACGGAAGCACGTCAAAACGGTTTTACGGTTATTTCTTGGCGTCTTGGCGTCTTTGCGAGAGACCCTTCACTTCGATTTCTTTCCGTTTAAACCGGCCGCTCGAGGTCTCGCTGCCGCACTCCGACAGGGTGCCGTCGGGGGCGGGGCGGAACTCGCGGCGGGCGGCGCTCCCGAAGCCTTCCCGGTTGTCGGTGAAGACCACGCGGCCGGCCTCGAAGCGGTAGAGGTGGACGTCCCGCCCGGCCCGTCGCCGGAAGGCGCGGATGTCGGGGTCCTTGAGGAAGGCTTTCGCGAAGGGGAACTTCAGGAGAAAGCGCGCCACCGCCCCGAACCACTCCCGCCCGGGGCCGACCCGGGTCACGGCGCCTTCCATCTGGGCCCCGCGGATCTCCCGCCAGTCGGCCCCGCCGCCGGCCGAGACGGACGCGGCGCACCGGGCCCCGCCCGGCAGGGCCTCCGTGACGTGCCGGGAGGCTTCGCCGGAGAAAAAATAGAAGCGGTTTCGCCGGTGGACGTAGTAGACCGCGGCGCACCAGGGCCCGCGTTCCGAGGCCGTGGCGAGGGTGAGGACCTCCCGGGAAGCCAGGAAGCGGTCGAGGGTCTCGGCGGGGCAGGGGGCGTTCATTGCCCGGCGAACTGGATCTGGTGGAGCTTACGGTAAACCTCGCCGTAAGCCAGCAGCTCGTCGTGGGTCCCCGACTCCACGATCCGGCCGCCGTCCAGCACCAGGATGCGGTCGGCGTTGCGGACGGTGGAGAGCCGGTGGGCGATGACGAAGGTGGTCCGGTTGCGGATGAGGTTGGACAGGGCCCGCTGCACCAGGGCCTCGGACTCGCTGTCCAGGGAGGAGGTGGCCTCGTCCAGGATGAGGAGGGGGGCGTCCCGGAGGATGGCCCGGGCGATGGCCAGCCGCTGGCGCTCGCCGCCGGAGAGCCGGGCGCCCCGTTCGCCGATGACGGTGTCGTAGCCGTCCGGCAGGCGCAGGATGAACTCATGGGCCAGTGCCGCTTCAGCCGCCGCGACGACCTGCCCCTCGGAGCACTCCCCGGCGCCGTAGCGGATGTTGTTGCGGACCGTGTCGTTGAAGAGGAAGGTCTCCTGGGTCACCACGGCGATCCGCGAGCGGAGGGAGGCGAGGTTCACCTCCCGGATGTCGTGACCGTCGACGAGGATCGCCCCTTCCGTCACGTCGTAAAAGCGCGGGATCAGGTTCACCAGCGTGCTCTTGCCGGCGCCGGAACTGCCCACCAGCGCCACCACCTCGCCCCGTTTCACCTTCAGGTCGATCTCCCGCAGGACCCGGTCGCCGTCGCCGTAGCGGAAGGAGACGCCGCGGAACTCCACCCCCTCGCGGACCGGCGGCAGGTCGGGCGCGCCGGGGGCGGAGACGATCTCCTCCCGCGTGTCCATGACCTCGAGGATCCGGTCCACGGAGGCGGCGGTCTGCTGGAACTCCAGGTGCATGCGGGAGAGGCGGCGGATGGGGTCGTACATCCGGATCAGGGAGGTGAGGAACACGGCGAAGAGACCCGTGGTCATGGCCCCGGAGCGGATGTTGAAGTAGGCGTAGACCAGGAAGGGGATGAAGATGAGCCCGCCGATCATCTCCATGATGGCGGGGTTCGCCGAGATGATCCGCCCCACCCGGAGGTTGAACCGGAGCAGCTCGAGGGTGGCCTTCCGGAAGCGGTTGACCTCGTAATTCTCCATCCCGAAGGCCTGCACCACCCGGTACCCGGAGTAGTCCTCCTGCATGATGGAACTCATGCGCCCCAGCAGTTCCTGGGAGTGCCAGCTCAGCTTCTTCATGCGCTTCCCGATCCGGTTGATGAGCAGGGAGAGGACCGGGATGATGATCAGGGAGAGGGTGGAGAGGAGGGGGTCGATGTAGAAGATCAGGAACATGAAGGCGACGAGGGTGAGCATCTGCCGGACGAAGTCCGCCAGGGTCCGGGACATGACGTCCTGGACCCGGTCCACGTCGTTGACGACCCGGCTGATGAGCATGCCGGTCTCCCGTTTGCCGAAGAAGGCCGCCGACTGGGACATGATGTGTCCGAAAAGGTCGTTGCGCACGGCCTGGACAATGCGCTGCCCGGTGTAGACGGTGAAGTAGTTGGCGAAGTAGATGCAGACGCACTTGATGAGGGTGAGTGCCAGGAGGGCCGCGGCGATCTTGAGGAAGATGTCGGGCCCGCTGAGGCCGAAGAAGTTGTACAGGAAGGCGTACTTCTTCGCCACCTCGGCGGGGACGAGGGAGGTCCCCAGCACGTCGTCGAAGATGGGCTTGAGAAGGAGCATGATGACCCCCTCCACCGCCCCGACGATGGCCAGGAGGACCATGGAGACGACCACCCGGTGGACGTAGGGGCGCATGTAGGGGAACATGCGTCGGAGGGGTTTCATCTAAGGCTCCTGATCCGGAAATAAGCGATATGAACCACGAACCACACGAACCACACGAAAAGGTTTCGGACGCGAGAGCCAAATCTCATCCAGGAAGACAACGGATCAGCTCACAAGGTACGCGTCGACTTCCCCTCAATCGTCGATCCCGCAGGGATCAACGGTGAGTCGCCATGCGCGCCGCGCCCATGGAAAACCGACGCAGGAAGCGGGGCACGGCCCCGAAGGGTGATGCCCCTGTCGAATGGGTGAAAAACACCGATTACCCGCGCAGGCCGGCCGGGTCCCAGTCCCGGACGAAGCGGTGCCCGCCGATCTCGGTCTCCGGGGGGGCGTCGGGGTCGACGGCCCACCGGATCCGGGCCACGCCCTCCACCACGTCGCGGGCGGAACCGCAGTAGCTCAGGCGGATGAACCCCTCCAGCCCGAACTCCTTCCCGGGGACGGTGACGACCTTGACCTTGTCCAGGAGGAACTCGCCCAGCTTCATGGAGTCGGGACAAACGGCCCGGAAATCGGGGAAACAGTAGAAGGTCCCCCCCGGCGGGGTGACGTTGATGCCGGGGATCTTGCGCAGTTCACGGACGATGATGTCCCGGTTGGCCTCGAGGTCGGTGCGCAATGCCGTCACGCAGTCCTGGGAACCGGTGAGGGCGCCGAGGGCGGCGGTCTGCGAGAGCGCCGACGGGCAGGAGGTGGTCTGGGACTGGACGTTGTCCATGATCTTGACGAGGGCCTTCGGCGCCACGGTCCAGCCGATCCGGAAACCCGTCATGGCGTAGAGCTTGGAGACGCCGTTGACGACGATGATGCGCCCGTCCTCGACCCCCTGCCGGGCGTAACGCCACGCCGGGACGAAGGCGGCCCCGTCGAAGATGAGCTGGTGGTAGATGTCGTCCATGATCAGGTAGACGCCCTTGCGTTCGCACAGGTCCACCAGCGCCTCGATGAATTCCGGCGGGTGGACGGCCCCGGACGGGTTGTTGGGGCTGTTGAGGAGGATGGCCTTGGTGGCGCCCGTCACGGCGTTCTCCACGTCAGCGGCGTCGGGGTAGAACCGGCCCTCCGTCGGCGGGACGATGACGGGGTTGGCGTAGACCATGCGGACCATCTCGGGGTAGCTCACCCAGTAAGGGGCGAGGATGATCACCTCGTCGCCGGGGTTGACCAGCGTGGTCAGCGCGTTGGAGAGCGCCTGCTTGGCGCCGCCGGAGATCAGGACGTTGGCGGGCTCCACCTTCCGCCCGTACCACCGTTCGGTGTAGCCCACGACGGCCCGCTTGAGCTCGGGCGTGCCGCCGGAGGCGGTGTACCGGACCTCGCCGGTGGCCAGGTGCTCGGTGGCGGCCCGGACGGCGTCGGGAGGGACCTTGCTCTTGGGTTCCCCCGCGCCGAGGTGGATGATCGGTTCCCCTTTGTCCTTGAGTTGCTTCGCCCTGGCGTTCAGCTTGAGGGTGGGGGATTCCGCCAGGGCGGAGGCCATGCGACTGATGCTCATCGAGTTGCTCCTCGCGAAGAATTCGGCCACGGACCGTGCCGTGGCCGGGAACATGCAGAGAAGGATGTTACCTCCGACGCGGAGGCGAGTCAAGGCCGGGGTTGCCCGGCTTCGACCCGGGCAAGCCCACCCCGGCCCCGGGACCTCAGTACTCCGTCTTCCCGTCGAAGACCATGTCCTTGATCTTGAACGTGGCGTCCACGGAAATCACCTGGTCCTTGATCCGGAAATAGCCGGTCTGGAAGCGAAGGGTCTTGGTGTTCTCGTCGATCAGGGGGGTGCCGTCCTCCAGGGTCCGCGGGAAGGAGAACTTGGCGCCGGTGCCGTCCTTGGTGGGGGGGCGGTAGTCCTGGATGTAGACCCGTTTCCCCGCGTCCGTGACGATGAAGGTCGAGGGCTTGAGCTCGGCCACGGAGACGGACCGGACCAGGGCGTCCAGGTCCCGGAGGGCGCTGACGCCCTTCGGCTTCGAGTCGTAGGTCCAGGAGACGATGATCTCCTCGTTGATGTCGCTGGTGGCGAAATCCTTGTATTTTTCCAGGGCCGCCTTGTCGCCCTTGGCGCGGAGGGCCACGTAGGCCTGCCGCACCGGCCGCGCCGTGAAGAGGCGGGAGGTGATCAGGATGACCCACTCCCGCTCCGAGCCCATGGTCGCGTCATCGGCCTCGTTGGCGATGTTCCGCATGGCGGTGGTGTCTCCCCACGAGAAGACGGAGACCCAGGGGGACTTGTCCAGGAGCCGGGTGGCGTCCTTGACGCTCCACTCGGTGTAGGGCTTGGTCTGCCAGGCTTCCGCGGCGAGGGCGGCCGTTCCGAAAGCCAGAACCAGGCCGAGGATGAGGATCGTTTTGGGCCGTTTCATATGTTCCTCCACAAATCAGGGTTCGGGCGTCGAGCGCGTCAGTCCTGTCGGGCGCTCTCGAGGGTGTACTCGCGGGGCACCGCGACTTTCAGCTTGTCGGGCTCGCCGTCCCGGTCGATGTCGAAAAAGGCTTCCAGGGTCACCTTGCGTTTGCGCTTCACGTCCTCGGGGTCCGGGGGGGCGTACGCCACGAGGTAACGGTGGCGGAGCCGCAGCAGGATGTCCTTGACGGCCCCCGGGAACGCCGTGATGGTGGGCGGGTAGTACACCGAGCCGTTGGTCACCTCGGCGATCCGGCGGAGGCGGTAGTCGGCCTGGAAAATCATGGCGTGGGCGCTCTCGCTGAGGTTCGGGTCCCGGGCATTCCACTCGTGGCGCCCCATGGACACGGCGAAGATGGGGGTCCCGGCCAGTTGGGCCCGCTTGGTGAAGCGGTCGAGCCCGGCCGGGGAGGACGTGAGCCCCGTGGCGAGCAGGACGATGGCCCGTTTCCCCTCCACTTCCGCCATGCGGTCCAGCACGAAGTCGAGCCCCCGGAAGAGGTCGACGCCGGGGAAGGTGGTGAACTGGAGTCGGGCGACCTTGTACTCGGCCAGGTTGTGATCCAGGGTGAAGTCCTGCTCGATCTGGGGGAAGCTGCCGAAGGTGACGAGCGCCACGTGGTCGTCGGGGCGCAGGCTCTGCACGAGGAAGGACGCCATGGCGCGGACGTCCTCGAGGATGGAGTAGGTGGAGCGGCTATACTCCACCAGCAGCACCACCGACACGGGGGCGTCGTTGGGTTCGAAGACCGACAGATCCTGCTCGGCCCCGTTCTCCGTCAGCTTGAAGTGCTCCTTTTTCAGCCCCGTGACCAGGCCGCCCTTCCGGTCGGTGACGTTGACGTCGAAGGAGACCAGGACGGAGCGGGTGGTCACGGCCGAAGACGACTTGACGGGGGGGGCGTCGTCTTTACCCTTCTTCGGGGGGGGGCCGGCCAAGCCAAAGGCCATGACCATCGCGGCGAAAAGCGCAACGGCGGCGAACCGGATCCGGGGCGGCTTTCGCCGTGCCGTTCTGCCGGTGAGCCCGGGGGTTCGAAGATGTTGCATCGCAGCCTCGTCCTGACGGGGTGGGATGCACGGTGGCCGGGCCGCCCGTGCTGCCGTATCCGGATGTCCCCCGGTCCGCCCGGTTCCGGATCGAAGAAACCCATGATATTCGGAAACGGGGAGATTTGCCAGCATCAATCCGTTCATGCCGGCCGCTTTCTTGCGGGCCTGCACAGCCGTGGCGGGCGACGCCCGGCACAAAATGACCGACCTTCCCGTTCCGCCCGGTTCCGCGAGCCGGTGGATACGCGCTCCCCCTCTTGCGAATGGGACGGAGGCACGGTTGTAAATCCGCCCCAGCTATTCTGTATGGACGTCGGTGTGCCCGCAGGGGTTCACGGGGGAGGGAATCCCTGTGCACCGGCGTCGGGAGATCCGCGGCCGCAGTGGCGGGTTCCCGGTCGGGTCCACGGCCGCGAACCGTTGCACCCCGGGGAAGAAAAGGCCCGCGGGTCAGGCGGGCCAGGCAGGCGTCCCCGATTGGCGGGTCGATCGGGATCCGGGGCTCGGTTCGTCACGGTTTCGGGTTAGAACTCCGCAAGCTCGAAATAGGCCTTGGGGTGATTGCAGGCCGGGCAGAAATCGGGGGCCTCCGGCCCTTCGTGGATGTATCCGCACTTCCGGCAGTACCAGGCCGAGGGTTCGTCCTTCCGGAAGATCTTCCCCTGCCGCAGGTCGTCGGCCAGGGCGCGGTAGCGCTTCTCGTGGAATTTCTCGGCGACCCGGATGGCGTCGAAGGCCTTGGCGACGTTGGCGAAGCCTTCCTCCCGGGCCACGTCGGCGAACTCGGGGTAGAGGGCCGTGTGCTCCTCGTGCTCGCCCGCGGCGGCGGCCTCGAGGTTCTCCAGGGTCGAGCCCACGACGCCGGCGGGGAAAGCCGCGGTGATCTCCGCCATGCCGCCGGTGAGGAAAGAGAAGAACTTCTTGGCGTGGACGCGCTCCTGCTCGGCCGTGAGTTCGAAGATGGCGGCGATGCGCTCGTAGCCTTCCTTCTTGGCCTTGTCGGCGAAGAAGTTGTAACGGTTGCGCGCCTGGGACTCCCCGGCGAACGCCTTCATCAGGTTGACTTCGGTACGGCTGCCTTTAAGGTCCATGGATACCTCCTGTAGGTGGGGGGATAAAGAAAGGTCAGGGGAAAGGATACAGGAGACAGGAGACAAGAGTCAGAATGGCGTTTTCTCACTTCGCCTGTCTCCTGCCCCCTGAATTCTTCCCCTCAATGCTTGTACCGGAACCCGTGAATCTCCGTCTGCACCACGGCCCGAGTCCACTCGGGAGGGTAAGGCGAGAGGGTCACGGAAAAGTTGCGAACCTCCGAGGGCAGGACCGGGCGTTCCGGTTTCACCGGGGTCCGGAGGAACCGGCGAATCGGTTTGCCGTCCAAGTCGGTGAGGGTGATCTCGATCTCCACGACGTCCAGGGTCTGGGCCCCCTGGTTCCTGAGCCGTCCGGAGACCAGGGCCACTTTCTGCCCCAGCAGGTTCTCCGACACCATGCCCTGGGCGCTGAGGATAAAGAGGTGCTTGAGGTAGATGTCGTAGTCGGGGTTTCCCTTCCGGATGACGCCGGCGTACTCGGTGTACCCCTGCCTGAAGGCGGCGGGGGACTCCCCCGGCGCGATCTTCGGCCACAGGATCAGCAGGGCGATCACGACGCACAGGATGAGAACGGCGACGGCCACGATGGGGATCATTCGTTTCCCCCGGCTGCCGCTCGAGGGCTTTTCGCCGCTGAAAATCGCGCCTTCCATGTCCCTGCCTCCGGTGACCGCGCTCCCCCCGGCGGGCCGGGCCGCGGGCCCGGCCCCGGGGGGAGGGTGTTATTCCTGCTGCTCGCCGCTCATCATCTCCACGAGCTTCTCGTTGATCTTGATCCGGCCGTCCTTCTTGTACTCCTTGTAGATGTTCTGCATGATGGCGCTGTAGATCTCGAGCTTCTTGCCGTAGAGGAGCCGGGTGCGGAGGCTCTCCTTCTCCGCGGGCAGCTTCGTCATGTCGGGCTGGACCCGCTCGAGCACCTGGTAGCCGATCTCGCGGTACTGGTACTTGACCGGGCCGCCGAAGTCCCCGGGCTTGAGGCGGAAGGCCTCGACCTTGAGTTCCTTGCACTCGGCCAGTTCGCGGTCGATCTGCCCCGAGCGGCTGAACAGTTCGGTGGTGGTCACCGTCAGCTTGCGGTCGCCGGCCACCTTCTCGAAGTCGTTGCCGGCGGCCTTGACGTCGGCGAGGAACTGCCGGACGGCGGCGGCGGCCAGCTTGTGGCTCTCCTCGTCGCGGACCGCCTCGGTGATGGTGTTCTTCACCATGTCCATCGGCATGATGTGCTCGGGGATGATGCTGGTCAGCCGGGCCACGAGGTAGCCGTTGTGCGCGCGGGCCAGGGTCCCCAGTTCGTTCACCTTCAACTTGAACATCTCCTCCAGGAAACCCTCGGGGTTCCCGAGAGTGTAGTCCATGTGCTCCTTGTTGAAGGGCTTGGACGTCCGCACCTCGGCGCCGAACTCCTTGGCCACAGCCTCCATGGCCGCCCCGCCGCGGATCTTCTCCATGGCCCGAAGGGCCGGCTTGTGGAGTTGCTCGAAGGCCTTCTCCCGGGCGATGTCCTGGCGGGCCTGGATGTTGTAGTACTTGCTGTCGTCCGACTCGAGCATCTTGATGATGTGCCAGCCGAAGTTGGTCTTCACCAGGCCGGAAATCTCCCCGTTCTTGAGGGCGAAGGCCGCGTCGGAGAACTCCTTCACCATGGTCTCGCGGGTGAAGTAGTTGAGGTCGCCCCCCATCTTGCCCGAACCCTCGTCCTGGGAGTGCTCCATGGCCAGGGCGGCGAAGTCGGCCCCGGGCGCCTTGGCCTTGGCCAGGACCTCGTCGGCCTTCTTCCGGGCGGCTTCCTTGTCGGCGTCGGAGGCCTTGTCGTCGATCTTGATCAGGATGTGGGCGGCGTGAACGCGGGGCGCGTACTTGTCGCGGTTGGCCTTCACCCGATCCGAGACCTCCTTGTCCGTGATGGCCATCTGAAGAGGGGCGGCGGCCTTGATGGCGTCGAAGAACAGGTACTGGACCGTGCGGGTCTCGCCGATCTTGTACTTGTCCTTGTTGGCCTCGTAGTACTTCCGGACCTGGTCGTCGGTAACCACCGCCTGCTTGTAGTAGTCCGTGTTCCGGAACATCACGTAGCGGATCTTGGCCTTGTCGTTCTCGTTGACGAACTCCTCGCGGACCTCCTCGTCGGAGACCGCGGCTGGCGCGCTCACGAAGTCCCGGTACTTGGTCGAGACGAGGAGGCGCCGCACGTGGTCCTCGAACTGCTCCGGCACGATCCCGTAGTTGTTGAGGGTCTTCTGGTAGTTGTCGAAGTTGAACTGGCCCTTGTCGTCGGAGAAGCGCTTCCCGATGAAGGTCCGGATCTCGTCGTCGGTGACCGACAGGCCCAGGCGGGCGGCCTCGTCCTGCTCGACCTGCTCGAGGATGATGCGCCGAAGCATGTCGTTGATGAACATCTTGTTCCGGCGGATGTTGGGCATCTTCTGCAGGTTCGGCTGCTCGATCATCCGGATGTTGACGGCCACACGGTACTCGTCCAGGGTGACTTCCTTGCTGCCGATCTTGACGAGGTACCGGAGTTCTTCGCCCTCGCCCGCCCCGGAGGGGGAGGGAACGAAGAAGATCAGCATGCTGACGGCGAGGCCGGCGATGACGATCCAGAGCACCCACTTGAACTTGTCTCGTTTTTTCCTGATGAAGTTAAGCATTCGTCCTCCATACGACGTGGGAAAAGGTCTTACAAAAGTCGGGCATTATAGCAAAGCTCGTGTCGATTTGGAACCGGTTTTTGCTAAAATGTGGGGCAATGTCGACGCCCCCCGGGGGCCAGGAGGATTTCATGCCCCGTGTCCTGTTACGTTCCCTCACCTTTGCGGTGCTCCTTGCCGCACTCCTTCCGGAGCTGTTCGCCACGGCCCCGACCGCCCCGGGCCCCGGGCCCCGCTACCCCCAGGAGTTCGTGCTCAAGCCGCTGAAGCTGCTCCCCGCGTCCCTGCGGGCCGTGATGACCCTGCAGCAGGCCGCCATCCTGGACAGTTACCGAAGCGTGCCGGACCCCGGCCCCGAGGCGGTTGGGGGCGCCCTGGCCGCGGAGGTCGAGGCCGCGCTCCGGACCCTCACCGCCGAGAAGCCTTCCATGGACGACCTGGCGAAGCGCTTCGGCCGGATCGCCGGCCTGACCGCCCGGTTCGCCGACGTGAGCCGTTTCGGGGAGGGCCTCGAGGCCGGGTGGTTCGCCGATTTCGCCCGGTACCGGAACAGCTGCCTCCACAAGTACGTGGCGGTGTTCTACGACCACTCCCCCCTTCTCTTCGTCGACGGGGACGTCGGGGCCTACCTGGAGGAAACCCGCGCACGGTGCGAAAAATACGCCCGCATGGTGGCCGGGATCTACCGGGAGGGCGGGGACTCCTCCACGTTCGACGACCTGTCGCCGGCATTCGGGATCTCCGCCCTTCACTACAGCCACACCATCACCGACGTGGCGAACCTGTGGCTGTACTGCTGGTGGAAGTCCGGGGGCGACATGACCAACACCCCCTACTACACCCCGCCGCCAGCGCCGGCGACCGGGAAGACCGAGGAGGAGGACCTGGAATGAACCGGATACGCACTGCCCTGATCAGCCTGTCGGACAAGCGCGGGCTCCCCGACCTGGCCCGCGGGCTTCACGCCCTGGGGGTCGACCTGGTCTCGACGGGGGGTACGGCCGCGGAGATCCGGCGGGCCGACGTCCCCGTCCGCGAGGTGTCCGAGCTGACGGGCTTCCCTGAAATCCTGGACGGCCGGGTGAAAACCCTTCACCCGAACATCCACGGCGGGATCCTGGCGCGGCGGGACCGCCCCGAGGACCTGTGGCTCCTCGACCGGATGGGGATCGCCCCCATCGACCTGGTGGCGGTCAACCTCTACCCCTTCCGGGAGACCGTGGAGGAGGGCGCCGGGGTCGAAGCGGTCATCGAGCAGGTGGACATCGGGGGGCCCTGCCTCCTGCGGGCCTCCGCCAAGAACTTCCGCCACGTGACCGTGGTGGTGGATCCCGCGGACTACCCCCGGGTGCTGGCCGAGATCGAGACCGGCGGGGGGACGACCCTGCAGACCCGCCTGGAGCTGGCGCGGAAAGCCTTCGCCCACACCTCGGCGTACGACGCCCACATCGTGGAATACTACGCGCGCCTGGACTGCTGCGACGAGAAGGTCGCCGCCCGGGCCGCGGAGGAGGGCCTGCCCGACTGCCTCCACCTGGTGCTCCAG
The sequence above is a segment of the Acidobacteriota bacterium genome. Coding sequences within it:
- a CDS encoding VWA domain-containing protein — translated: MQHLRTPGLTGRTARRKPPRIRFAAVALFAAMVMAFGLAGPPPKKGKDDAPPVKSSSAVTTRSVLVSFDVNVTDRKGGLVTGLKKEHFKLTENGAEQDLSVFEPNDAPVSVVLLVEYSRSTYSILEDVRAMASFLVQSLRPDDHVALVTFGSFPQIEQDFTLDHNLAEYKVARLQFTTFPGVDLFRGLDFVLDRMAEVEGKRAIVLLATGLTSSPAGLDRFTKRAQLAGTPIFAVSMGRHEWNARDPNLSESAHAMIFQADYRLRRIAEVTNGSVYYPPTITAFPGAVKDILLRLRHRYLVAYAPPDPEDVKRKRKVTLEAFFDIDRDGEPDKLKVAVPREYTLESARQD
- a CDS encoding pyridoxamine 5'-phosphate oxidase family protein, whose product is MNAPCPAETLDRFLASREVLTLATASERGPWCAAVYYVHRRNRFYFFSGEASRHVTEALPGGARCAASVSAGGGADWREIRGAQMEGAVTRVGPGREWFGAVARFLLKFPFAKAFLKDPDIRAFRRRAGRDVHLYRFEAGRVVFTDNREGFGSAARREFRPAPDGTLSECGSETSSGRFKRKEIEVKGLSQRRQDAKK
- a CDS encoding rubrerythrin family protein — its product is MDLKGSRTEVNLMKAFAGESQARNRYNFFADKAKKEGYERIAAIFELTAEQERVHAKKFFSFLTGGMAEITAAFPAGVVGSTLENLEAAAAGEHEEHTALYPEFADVAREEGFANVAKAFDAIRVAEKFHEKRYRALADDLRQGKIFRKDEPSAWYCRKCGYIHEGPEAPDFCPACNHPKAYFELAEF
- a CDS encoding ABC transporter ATP-binding protein; this encodes MKPLRRMFPYMRPYVHRVVVSMVLLAIVGAVEGVIMLLLKPIFDDVLGTSLVPAEVAKKYAFLYNFFGLSGPDIFLKIAAALLALTLIKCVCIYFANYFTVYTGQRIVQAVRNDLFGHIMSQSAAFFGKRETGMLISRVVNDVDRVQDVMSRTLADFVRQMLTLVAFMFLIFYIDPLLSTLSLIIIPVLSLLINRIGKRMKKLSWHSQELLGRMSSIMQEDYSGYRVVQAFGMENYEVNRFRKATLELLRFNLRVGRIISANPAIMEMIGGLIFIPFLVYAYFNIRSGAMTTGLFAVFLTSLIRMYDPIRRLSRMHLEFQQTAASVDRILEVMDTREEIVSAPGAPDLPPVREGVEFRGVSFRYGDGDRVLREIDLKVKRGEVVALVGSSGAGKSTLVNLIPRFYDVTEGAILVDGHDIREVNLASLRSRIAVVTQETFLFNDTVRNNIRYGAGECSEGQVVAAAEAALAHEFILRLPDGYDTVIGERGARLSGGERQRLAIARAILRDAPLLILDEATSSLDSESEALVQRALSNLIRNRTTFVIAHRLSTVRNADRILVLDGGRIVESGTHDELLAYGEVYRKLHQIQFAGQ
- a CDS encoding pyridoxal phosphate-dependent aminotransferase codes for the protein MSISRMASALAESPTLKLNARAKQLKDKGEPIIHLGAGEPKSKVPPDAVRAATEHLATGEVRYTASGGTPELKRAVVGYTERWYGRKVEPANVLISGGAKQALSNALTTLVNPGDEVIILAPYWVSYPEMVRMVYANPVIVPPTEGRFYPDAADVENAVTGATKAILLNSPNNPSGAVHPPEFIEALVDLCERKGVYLIMDDIYHQLIFDGAAFVPAWRYARQGVEDGRIIVVNGVSKLYAMTGFRIGWTVAPKALVKIMDNVQSQTTSCPSALSQTAALGALTGSQDCVTALRTDLEANRDIIVRELRKIPGINVTPPGGTFYCFPDFRAVCPDSMKLGEFLLDKVKVVTVPGKEFGLEGFIRLSYCGSARDVVEGVARIRWAVDPDAPPETEIGGHRFVRDWDPAGLRG
- a CDS encoding nucleotidyltransferase domain-containing protein, translated to MDLQQIGAQLRPVFESGKAREAIVFGSLARGTADRRSDLDLLVVDDEPLPYLRRLDKYYDAIVTLLHVPLDSRGKLWTP